From Elaeis guineensis isolate ETL-2024a chromosome 16, EG11, whole genome shotgun sequence, a single genomic window includes:
- the LOC105058974 gene encoding thioredoxin X, chloroplastic, which produces MATSFFNPTPSSLRVSSFSSSSAAARALSPPSSHRPHLGRSPPSRTVRRAWLAGPLRGPAPPAGRLTVRCGAVKTIGQNEFAAEVLGSDLPVLVDFVADWCGPCRLIGPVVEWASQEYEGRLKVVKIDHDANAKLIEEYKVYGLPTLIVFKNGQEVPESRREGAITKVKLKEYLDVLLRSTTVV; this is translated from the exons ATGGCGACAAGCTTCTTTAACCCTACCCCCTCATCCCTCCGCGTGTCCTCCTTCTCATCCTCCTCTGCTGCCGCACGAGCTCTTTCTCCCCCTTCCTCACATCGCCCTCACCTCGGTCGCTCTCCTCCGTCGCGGACTGTCCGGAGGGCTTGGTTGGCCGGCCCCCTCCGTGGCCCGGCGCCGCCGGCCGGGAGGCTCACGGTGCGCTGCGGCGCCGTGAAGACGATTGGCCAGAACGAGTTCGCGGCGGAGGTGCTGGGTTCGGACCTCCCCGTCCTGGTGGATTTCGTCGCCGACTGGTGCGGGCCCTGTCGCTTGATCGGCCCTGTCGTCGAGTGGGCGTCCCAG GAATATGAGGGCAGATTGAAGGTTGTAAAGATTGATCATGATGCAAATGCCAAGTTGATTGAAGAGTACAAGGTTTATGGCCTGCCAACCTTGATAGTCTTCAAGAATGGTCAAGAGGTTCCAGAAAGTCGAAGGGAGGGTGCAATTACGAAGGTTAAGCTGAAAGAATATCTGGACGTCCTATTAAGATCTACAACAGTCGTCTAA
- the LOC105058975 gene encoding LOW QUALITY PROTEIN: E3 ubiquitin-protein ligase RING1 (The sequence of the model RefSeq protein was modified relative to this genomic sequence to represent the inferred CDS: inserted 2 bases in 1 codon), translating into MSSAGAPGGAAPSQLYFCHQCDRTVTLTLSPGAEIACPICHGGFLEEFDLPDSNPNPSPHPYLSFQSSDPFFLSSSPFPFFFPPTSSPSASFDIRTPATSSAXFGPDSVRSAAPGGRGGGGPEPFNPLEFLQNHIQQLLSGGANIQVVLEGGPGLGGNLGDYFIGPGLEQLIQQLAENDPNRYGTPPAAKSAITSLPDIKINEELLASDEAQCAVCKDTFEIGVEAKQMPCKHIYHKDCILPWLELHNSCPVCRYELPTDDPDYENRKGPAAEGTRPAGAGDPGGAGGSAAEALGDGNTLSPRTVERRFRISLPWPLRGFGSQAEASNTGGGGGNDGSSSGGTAANSGGGGNTGSETRQDDLD; encoded by the exons ATGTCCTCCGCCGGAGCGCCGGGCGGCGCCGCCCCCTCGCAGCTGTACTTCTGCCACCAGTGCGACCGGACGGTCACCCTCACCCTCTCCCCCGGCGCCGAGATCGCCTGTCCCATCTGCCATGGAGGCTTCCTTGAGGAGTTTGACCTCCCGGActctaaccctaaccctagcccTCATCCTTACCTCTCCTTCCAATCCTCTGACCccttcttcctttcctcctcccccttccccttcttcttcccccCTACCTCCTCCCCCTCCGCCAGCTTCGACATCCGAACCCCAGCGACCTCGTCGGC TTTTGGGCCCGACTCCGTCCGTTCCGCTGCCCCCGGCGGCCGTGGAGGCGGTGGCCCGGAGCCCTTCAATCCGTTGGAATTCCTCCAGAACCACATCCAGCAACTCCTTTCCGGCGGCGCCAACATCCAGGTCGTCCTTGAGGGCGGCCCCGGCTTAGGCGGTAACCTTGGAGACTACTTCATCGGCCCCGGCCTCGAGCAGCTCATCCAGCAGCTTGCCGAGAACGACCCCAATCGCTACGGCACCCCGCCGGCGGCCAAGTCCGCCATCACCTCCCTGCCGGATATCAAGATCAACGAGGAACTCCTCGCCTCCGACGAGGCCCAGTGCGCGGTGTGCAAGGATACGTTCGAGATCGGCGTGGAGGCGAAGCAGATGCCGTGCAAGCACATCTATCACAAGGATTGCATCCTGCCGTGGCTTGAGCTTCACAACTCTTGCCCCGTGTGCCGCTACGAGCTGCCGACGGATGATCCGGACTATGAGAACCGGAAGGGGCCGGCGGCTGAGGGGACAAGGCCGGCAGGGGCTGGGGATCCTGGTGGCGCCGGTGGGTCCGCGGCTGAGGCATTGGGGGATGGAAACACTCTGAGTCCGAGAACGGTTGAGAGGAGATTTAGGATCTCGCTGCCTTGGCCACTCAGGGGTTTTGGTTCGCAAGCTGAGGCTAGCAATACTGGGGGTGGTGGTGGGAACGACGGCAGTAGCTCTGGTGGAACTGCTGCAAATTCTGGTGGCGGTGGGAACACTGGGTCGGAGACCCGGCAAGATGATTTGGATTGA